The proteins below are encoded in one region of Pseudomonas putida S13.1.2:
- a CDS encoding GspE/PulE family protein — MHTPDNLELDLKHVLQALLADQYLHATDTLQVLEHAAAHPTAHPLEQVAACCLEDRRQPGQLLDLDSLCQWLANKVGQPYLRIDPMQLDLPQVAGLVSPAFAQRHGILIVADDSSGISVASSQPYQDDWHADLARSLGRPIRRVLASPIQIRQSGQAFHRLAQSVKRAQHQQSASLGELEQLLELGKRQTEASADDAHIVHIVDWLLQYAIEQRASDIHLEPRREQGQLRYRIDGLLHTVYAFPAGVTLALVSRLKHLGRMDVAEKRRPQDGRLQSRLPGGGEVELRLSTLPTPFGEKLVLRLFDPHQLHEGFDRLGLEGPLLAQWQGLLRQRQGIILVTGPTGSGKTSTLYASLKLLATPQVNLCTIEDPIERLEPAFNQLQVQPALDLGFASAVRAMLRQDPDIIMVGEIRDRETALVAVQAALTGHLVLSTLHTNDACAAITRLQELGVADYLIKATLVGVMAQRLVRTVCPDCVANPSASCLTCRGTGFHGRTGLFELLQPSESLRALIGPTADLTQLRRQALADGLVDLHRCGEAKVACGQTRTEEVLRVCS; from the coding sequence ATGCACACCCCCGACAACCTGGAACTCGACCTGAAGCACGTGCTCCAGGCCCTGCTCGCCGACCAGTACCTGCACGCCACCGACACCCTGCAAGTGCTCGAACACGCCGCCGCACACCCCACCGCCCATCCCTTGGAACAAGTCGCCGCCTGCTGCCTGGAAGACCGCCGACAGCCCGGCCAACTGCTGGACTTGGACAGCCTCTGCCAATGGCTGGCCAACAAGGTCGGCCAACCCTACCTGCGCATCGACCCCATGCAACTCGACCTGCCCCAGGTCGCCGGCCTGGTATCCCCTGCTTTCGCCCAACGCCACGGCATCCTTATCGTCGCCGACGACTCCTCCGGCATCAGCGTGGCCAGCTCCCAGCCCTATCAGGACGACTGGCACGCAGACTTGGCCCGCAGCCTGGGTCGGCCGATTCGTCGCGTGCTGGCCAGCCCGATACAGATCCGCCAGTCAGGGCAGGCGTTTCACCGCCTGGCCCAGTCGGTAAAGCGCGCGCAGCACCAGCAATCGGCCAGCCTGGGCGAACTCGAACAGTTGCTGGAACTGGGCAAGCGCCAGACCGAAGCCAGCGCCGACGACGCGCACATCGTGCATATCGTCGACTGGCTGCTGCAATACGCCATTGAGCAGCGCGCCAGCGATATCCACCTGGAGCCCCGACGCGAACAGGGCCAGTTGCGCTACCGCATCGATGGCCTGCTGCACACCGTGTATGCCTTCCCCGCCGGGGTCACCCTGGCGCTGGTCAGCCGCCTGAAACACCTGGGCCGCATGGACGTTGCAGAAAAGCGCCGGCCGCAGGACGGCCGCCTGCAAAGCAGGCTGCCGGGCGGCGGTGAAGTGGAACTACGGCTGTCGACCCTGCCGACCCCGTTCGGCGAAAAGCTGGTACTGCGCCTGTTCGACCCACACCAATTGCACGAGGGCTTCGACCGCCTCGGCCTGGAAGGGCCGCTGCTGGCTCAGTGGCAAGGCCTGCTGCGCCAGCGTCAGGGCATCATCCTGGTCACCGGCCCCACCGGCTCCGGCAAGACCAGCACGCTGTACGCCAGCCTCAAGCTGCTGGCCACGCCGCAGGTCAACCTGTGCACCATCGAAGACCCGATCGAGCGCCTGGAGCCGGCCTTCAACCAGCTGCAGGTGCAGCCCGCGCTGGACCTGGGTTTTGCCAGTGCCGTGCGGGCCATGCTGCGCCAGGACCCGGACATCATCATGGTTGGCGAAATCCGCGACCGCGAAACGGCCTTGGTGGCGGTGCAGGCCGCCCTGACCGGGCACCTGGTACTGTCGACCCTGCATACCAATGACGCCTGCGCTGCAATCACCCGCCTGCAAGAGCTGGGTGTGGCCGACTACCTGATCAAGGCCACGCTGGTCGGGGTCATGGCCCAGCGCCTGGTGCGTACTGTGTGCCCAGACTGTGTGGCGAATCCATCAGCCAGTTGCCTAACCTGCCGTGGCACCGGTTTTCATGGGCGTACGGGGCTGTTCGAGCTGCTGCAGCCCAGCGAAAGCCTGCGGGCATTGATTGGCCCGACCGCCGACCTGACCCAATTGCGGCGCCAGGCGCTGGCCGATGGCCTGGTTGACCTGCACCGTTGCGGCGAGGCCAAAGTGGCTTGTGGGCAAACCCGTACCGAGGAAGTGCTGCGCGTCTGCAGCTGA
- a CDS encoding Lrp/AsnC family transcriptional regulator: protein MHSELDAYDRRILELLQEDASLSSAQIAERVGLSQSPCWRRIQRLKEEGVIRGQVTLLDRKKVGLNTQIFAEVKLNAHGRSNFTEFTEAIRGFPEVLECYVLMGAVDFLLRIVTSDIEAYERFFFEKLSNVPGIQEVNSIVALSEIKSTTSLPLSR from the coding sequence ATGCATAGCGAGCTGGACGCCTACGACCGCCGTATTCTCGAACTGCTGCAAGAGGACGCTTCGCTGTCCAGCGCGCAGATCGCCGAGCGCGTGGGGCTGTCGCAATCGCCGTGCTGGCGACGTATACAGCGCTTGAAGGAAGAGGGGGTGATTCGCGGGCAGGTAACCTTGCTGGACCGCAAGAAGGTCGGCCTGAACACGCAGATTTTCGCCGAAGTAAAGCTCAATGCTCACGGGCGCTCCAACTTCACCGAGTTCACCGAGGCGATCCGCGGGTTTCCGGAGGTACTGGAGTGTTACGTGCTGATGGGGGCGGTGGACTTTCTGCTGCGCATCGTCACGTCGGACATCGAGGCCTACGAGCGGTTCTTCTTCGAAAAGCTGTCGAACGTGCCGGGCATTCAGGAAGTGAACTCGATTGTGGCGCTGTCGGAGATCAAGTCCACCACCAGCCTGCCGCTGTCGCGGTGA
- the argE gene encoding acetylornithine deacetylase, which produces MPLPTLKDQFAALIAAPSVSCTQPALDQSNRQVIDLLAGWLGDLGFTCDIQQVTPGKFNLLASRGSGPGGLVLAGHSDTVPYDEQLWASDPLKLTEVDGRWVGLGSCDMKGFFALVIEAVIPLLEHDFKQPLLILATCDEESSMSGARALAEAGQPLGRAAVIGEPTGLRPIRMHKGILMDRIDILGRSGHSSDPNLGRSAMEAMHAVMGELMGLRQQWQQTYRNPQFTVPTPTMNFGCIHGGDNPNRICGQCALEFDLRPLPGMDVEQLRAAIREKLVPVAERHDVRIDYAPLFPEVPPFEQAADAELVQVAERLTGHRAEAVAFGTEAPYLQQLGCQTIVLGPGDIACAHQPGEYLEMSRIEPTVRLLRDLIRHYCLH; this is translated from the coding sequence ATGCCGTTGCCGACGCTGAAAGACCAGTTTGCCGCCTTGATCGCCGCGCCTTCGGTCAGTTGCACCCAGCCCGCGCTGGACCAGTCCAACCGCCAGGTCATCGACCTGCTGGCGGGGTGGCTGGGCGACCTGGGGTTCACATGCGACATCCAGCAGGTCACGCCGGGCAAGTTCAACCTGCTGGCCAGCCGTGGCAGCGGCCCAGGTGGCCTGGTGCTGGCCGGGCACAGCGACACTGTGCCCTATGACGAACAACTGTGGGCCAGCGACCCGCTGAAACTGACCGAGGTCGATGGCCGCTGGGTCGGCCTGGGCAGTTGCGACATGAAGGGCTTTTTTGCCCTGGTCATCGAAGCTGTCATCCCGCTGTTGGAGCACGACTTCAAGCAGCCACTGCTGATCCTCGCCACCTGCGACGAAGAAAGTTCCATGTCCGGTGCCCGCGCCCTGGCCGAGGCCGGCCAGCCGCTGGGCCGTGCGGCGGTCATCGGCGAGCCTACCGGGCTGCGGCCGATCCGCATGCACAAGGGCATTCTCATGGACCGCATCGACATCCTCGGGCGCAGCGGCCATTCGTCGGACCCAAATCTGGGCCGCAGCGCCATGGAGGCCATGCATGCGGTAATGGGCGAGCTGATGGGCCTGCGCCAGCAATGGCAGCAAACCTATCGCAACCCACAGTTCACCGTGCCGACGCCGACCATGAACTTTGGCTGCATCCACGGCGGCGACAACCCCAACCGCATCTGCGGCCAGTGCGCGCTTGAATTCGACCTGCGGCCGCTGCCGGGCATGGATGTAGAGCAACTGCGCGCAGCCATTCGCGAGAAGCTGGTGCCCGTGGCCGAGCGCCATGATGTGCGCATCGACTACGCGCCACTGTTCCCGGAGGTGCCGCCGTTCGAGCAGGCTGCCGATGCCGAGCTGGTGCAAGTGGCGGAACGCCTGACCGGCCATCGCGCCGAAGCGGTGGCGTTTGGCACCGAAGCGCCTTATCTTCAGCAGCTGGGCTGCCAGACCATCGTGCTGGGCCCTGGCGACATCGCCTGTGCCCACCAGCCCGGCGAATACCTTGAAATGTCACGAATCGAGCCTACCGTGCGTCTATTGCGTGACCTGATCCGGCACTATTGCCTGCACTAA
- a CDS encoding glutamine synthetase family protein: protein MSVPPRAVQLNEANAFLKEHPEVLYVDLLIADMNGVVRGKRIERTSLHKVYEKGINLPASLFALDINGSTVESTGLGLDIGDADRICYPIPDTLCNEPWQKRPTAQLLMTMHEIEGEPFFADPREVLRQVVSKFDELGLTICAAFELEFYLIDQENVNGRPQPPRSPISGKRPQSTQVYLIDDLDEYADCLQDILEGAKEQGIPADAIVKESAPAQFEVNLHHVPDALKACDYAVLLKRLIKNIAYDHEMDTTFMAKPYPGQAGNGLHVHISVLDKDGNNIFTSEDPEQNAALRHAVGGVLETLPASMAFLCPNVNSYRRFGAQFYVPNAPSWGLDNRTVALRVPTGSADAVRLEHRVAGADANPYLMMAAVLAGVHHGLTNKIEPGKPIEGNSYEQLEQSLPNNLRDALRELDDSEILNKYIDPKYIDIFVACKESELEEFEHSISDLEYNWYLHTV, encoded by the coding sequence ATGTCGGTACCCCCGCGTGCCGTTCAGCTTAACGAAGCGAACGCGTTCCTTAAGGAACATCCTGAGGTTCTCTACGTTGACCTTCTGATTGCAGATATGAATGGTGTGGTGCGCGGCAAGCGCATTGAGCGCACCAGCCTCCACAAGGTTTACGAGAAAGGCATCAACCTGCCGGCCTCCCTCTTCGCCCTGGACATCAACGGTTCCACCGTCGAAAGCACCGGGCTTGGCCTGGACATCGGCGATGCTGACCGCATCTGCTACCCGATCCCCGACACGCTCTGTAATGAGCCGTGGCAAAAGCGTCCCACTGCCCAACTGCTGATGACCATGCACGAGATCGAAGGCGAGCCGTTCTTCGCCGACCCTCGTGAAGTGCTCCGTCAGGTGGTGAGCAAGTTCGACGAGCTGGGCCTTACCATTTGCGCTGCATTCGAGCTGGAGTTCTACCTGATCGACCAGGAGAACGTGAACGGCCGCCCGCAGCCGCCGCGCTCGCCCATTTCGGGCAAACGCCCGCAGTCGACCCAGGTGTACCTGATCGACGACCTCGACGAATATGCCGACTGCCTGCAGGACATCCTCGAAGGCGCGAAAGAACAAGGCATCCCGGCCGACGCCATCGTCAAGGAAAGCGCCCCGGCGCAGTTCGAAGTCAACCTGCACCACGTCCCTGACGCGCTCAAGGCCTGTGACTACGCGGTACTGCTCAAGCGGTTGATCAAGAACATTGCCTACGACCATGAAATGGACACCACCTTCATGGCCAAGCCCTACCCGGGCCAGGCAGGCAACGGCCTGCATGTACACATTTCCGTGCTGGACAAAGATGGCAACAACATCTTCACCAGCGAGGATCCCGAGCAGAACGCCGCGCTACGTCACGCTGTCGGCGGTGTGCTCGAGACCCTGCCCGCGTCCATGGCGTTCCTTTGCCCGAACGTCAACTCGTACCGCCGCTTTGGCGCGCAGTTCTATGTACCGAACGCGCCAAGCTGGGGCCTGGACAACCGCACCGTAGCGCTGCGTGTGCCAACAGGCTCGGCAGATGCCGTGCGCCTCGAGCACCGGGTAGCCGGCGCCGATGCCAACCCGTACCTGATGATGGCGGCCGTGCTGGCCGGCGTGCACCACGGCCTGACCAACAAGATCGAACCGGGCAAGCCGATCGAAGGCAACTCGTACGAGCAGCTGGAGCAGAGCCTGCCGAACAACCTGCGCGATGCCCTGCGCGAGCTGGACGACAGCGAGATCCTCAACAAGTACATCGATCCGAAGTACATCGACATCTTCGTCGCGTGCAAGGAAAGCGAGCTGGAGGAGTTCGAGCACTCGATCTCCGACCTCGAGTACAACTGGTACCTGCACACCGTGTAA
- a CDS encoding CYTH domain-containing protein, which translates to MHKETELKLRASRETLAALREHPLLKKRNKSGWQTRELLNQYFDTPERELSAARVALRLRRDGDAVIQTLKCRGTSVAGLSERNEYEWNLDKVKLDLKKLDATCWPEQLAGLDKKTIKPLFTTDFSREYAEIAWGRGKSKVVIEAALDQGFVIAGKRKEEICELELELREGDPQALLELAAELAASLPLMPCDISKAERGYRLLEPDSYELGLPHTELEAEMALDDAYAALAWQLLGSSQRLAEQYRHNGHWRLLQDWVECLSELRALTASLGQAAPRASTRDLRSSLDALLEDWRPLVQAGNDDEDIRRAAPEQFAEELEDVRWGQFSLETSRWLLARAWTVERKGRGERQGKAQLASWLAHLLGEEGRALKLPLYTQRPEDLAEQLPRIEQLLGWLHHARQVLEAPQMDRLYGDLKKLHELAELPISDEVLEARIEQARAVDQSRGWKHLLKA; encoded by the coding sequence ATGCACAAAGAAACCGAACTGAAGCTCCGCGCCAGCCGCGAGACCCTTGCCGCCCTGCGCGAGCACCCTCTGCTGAAAAAGCGCAACAAGTCCGGCTGGCAGACCCGTGAACTGCTCAACCAGTACTTCGACACCCCCGAGCGTGAGCTGTCCGCCGCCCGTGTCGCACTGCGCCTGCGCCGCGATGGCGATGCCGTCATCCAGACCCTCAAGTGCCGCGGCACCAGCGTGGCGGGCTTGTCCGAGCGCAACGAATACGAATGGAATCTGGACAAGGTCAAGCTCGACCTGAAGAAACTGGACGCCACCTGCTGGCCCGAGCAACTGGCAGGCCTGGACAAGAAAACCATCAAGCCGCTGTTCACCACCGACTTCAGCCGTGAATACGCCGAAATTGCCTGGGGCCGTGGCAAGAGCAAAGTGGTGATCGAGGCCGCGCTGGACCAGGGCTTCGTGATTGCCGGCAAGCGTAAGGAAGAGATCTGCGAGCTGGAGCTGGAACTGCGCGAAGGTGACCCGCAAGCGCTGCTGGAGCTGGCCGCCGAGCTGGCCGCCAGCCTGCCGCTGATGCCCTGCGACATCAGCAAGGCCGAGCGTGGCTACCGCCTGCTGGAGCCGGACAGCTACGAGCTGGGCCTGCCGCACACCGAGCTGGAAGCCGAAATGGCCCTGGACGACGCCTACGCCGCATTGGCCTGGCAACTGCTGGGCAGCAGCCAGCGCCTGGCCGAGCAGTACCGCCACAACGGCCACTGGCGCCTGCTGCAGGACTGGGTCGAGTGCCTGAGCGAACTGCGCGCACTCACCGCCAGCCTTGGCCAGGCCGCGCCGCGTGCCAGCACCCGTGACCTGCGCAGCAGCCTCGATGCCCTGCTGGAAGACTGGCGCCCGCTGGTGCAGGCCGGCAACGACGACGAAGACATCCGCCGCGCCGCCCCCGAGCAGTTCGCCGAAGAACTGGAAGACGTGCGCTGGGGCCAGTTTTCGCTGGAAACCTCGCGCTGGCTGCTGGCCCGTGCCTGGACCGTGGAGCGCAAAGGCCGTGGCGAGCGTCAGGGCAAGGCGCAGCTGGCCAGCTGGCTGGCACACCTGCTGGGCGAGGAAGGCCGTGCGTTGAAGCTGCCGCTGTACACCCAGCGCCCGGAAGACCTGGCCGAGCAGCTGCCACGTATCGAGCAACTGCTGGGCTGGCTGCACCACGCCCGCCAGGTGCTGGAAGCGCCGCAGATGGACCGCCTGTATGGCGACCTGAAGAAGTTGCACGAGCTGGCCGAGCTGCCAATCAGCGATGAAGTGCTGGAAGCACGTATCGAACAGGCCCGGGCAGTGGATCAGAGCCGCGGCTGGAAGCACCTGCTCAAGGCTTGA
- a CDS encoding aspartate aminotransferase family protein: MSTNNPQTREWQTLSGEHHLAPFSDYKQLKEKGPRIITKAQGVHLWDSEGHKILDGMAGLWCVAVGYGREELVQAAEKQMRELPYYNLFFQTAHPPALELAKAITDVAPEGMTHVFFTGSGSEGNDTVLRMVRHYWALKGKPHKQTIIGRINGYHGSTFAGACLGGMSGMHEQGGLPIPGIVHIPQPYWFGEGGDMTPDAFGIWAAEQLEKKILEVGEDNVAAFIAEPIQGAGGVIIPPETYWPKVKEILAKYDILFVADEVICGFGRTGEWFGSDYYDLKPDLMTIAKGLTSGYIPMGGVIVRDKVAKVISEGGDFNHGFTYSGHPVAAAVGLENLRILRDEKIVEKARTEAAPYLQKRLRELQDHPLVGEVRGLGMLGAIELVKDKATRSRYEGKGVGMICRTFCFENGLIMRAVGDTMIIAPPLVISHAEIDELVEKARKCLDLTLEAIR; encoded by the coding sequence ATGAGCACCAACAACCCGCAAACCCGTGAATGGCAAACCCTGAGCGGGGAGCACCATCTCGCACCTTTCAGTGACTACAAGCAGCTGAAGGAGAAGGGGCCGCGCATCATCACCAAGGCCCAGGGCGTGCATTTGTGGGACAGCGAGGGGCACAAGATCCTCGACGGCATGGCGGGCCTGTGGTGCGTGGCGGTCGGTTATGGCCGTGAAGAGCTGGTGCAGGCAGCAGAAAAGCAGATGCGCGAGCTGCCGTACTACAACCTGTTCTTCCAGACGGCCCACCCGCCTGCGCTGGAACTGGCCAAGGCCATTACCGATGTGGCGCCCGAGGGCATGACCCATGTGTTCTTCACCGGCTCCGGCTCCGAAGGCAACGACACCGTGCTGCGCATGGTGCGCCACTACTGGGCGTTGAAGGGCAAGCCGCACAAGCAGACCATCATCGGCCGTATCAACGGCTACCACGGCTCCACCTTCGCCGGTGCCTGCCTGGGCGGCATGAGCGGCATGCACGAGCAGGGCGGCCTGCCGATCCCGGGCATCGTGCACATCCCGCAGCCGTACTGGTTCGGCGAAGGCGGTGACATGACCCCGGATGCGTTCGGTATCTGGGCGGCCGAACAGCTGGAGAAGAAAATCCTCGAAGTGGGCGAAGACAACGTCGCCGCCTTCATCGCCGAGCCTATCCAGGGCGCAGGCGGCGTGATCATCCCGCCAGAAACCTACTGGCCGAAGGTGAAGGAGATTCTCGCCAAGTACGACATCCTGTTCGTTGCCGACGAAGTCATCTGTGGTTTCGGCCGTACCGGCGAGTGGTTCGGCTCTGACTACTACGACCTCAAGCCCGACCTGATGACCATCGCCAAGGGCCTGACCTCCGGTTACATCCCCATGGGTGGTGTGATCGTGCGTGACAAAGTGGCCAAGGTGATCAGCGAAGGCGGTGACTTCAACCACGGCTTCACCTATTCGGGCCACCCGGTAGCGGCCGCGGTGGGCCTGGAAAACCTGCGCATCCTGCGCGACGAGAAAATTGTCGAGAAGGCGCGCACTGAAGCGGCACCGTATTTGCAAAAGCGTTTGCGTGAGCTGCAGGACCACCCGCTGGTGGGTGAAGTGCGCGGCCTTGGCATGCTTGGCGCGATCGAGCTGGTCAAGGACAAGGCCACCCGCAGCCGTTACGAGGGCAAGGGCGTGGGCATGATCTGCCGCACTTTTTGCTTCGAAAACGGCCTGATCATGCGTGCGGTGGGGGACACCATGATCATCGCGCCGCCGCTGGTCATCAGCCATGCGGAAATCGACGAACTGGTGGAAAAGGCACGCAAATGCCTCGACTTGACCCTTGAGGCGATTCGGTAA
- a CDS encoding glutamine synthetase family protein translates to MSNNLDQLTDWLKEHKITEVECMISDLTGITRGKISPTNKFIAEKGMRLPESVLLQTVTGDYVDDDIYYELLDPADIDMICRPDENAVFLVPWAIEPTAQVIHDTYDKKGNPVELSPRNVLKKVLKLYADKGWQPIVAPEMEFYLTKRSEDPDFPLQPPVGRSGRPETGRQSFSIEAANEFDPLFEDVYDWCELQQLDLDTLIHEDGTAQMEINFRHGNALHLADQILVFKRTMREAALKHNVAATFMAKPMTGEPGSAMHLHQSVVDLATGKNIFSNEDGSMSELFLNHIGGLQKFIPEALPLFAPNVNSFRRFLPDTSAPVNVEWGEENRTVGLRVPDAGPQSRRVENRLPGADANPYLAIAASLLCGYIGMVEGIEASAPVQGRGYERRNLRLPLTIEDALERMENSRALVQYLGKKFITGYVATKRAEHENFKRVISSWEREFLLFAV, encoded by the coding sequence ATGAGTAACAACCTCGACCAGCTCACCGATTGGTTGAAAGAGCACAAGATCACCGAAGTCGAATGCATGATCAGTGACCTGACTGGCATCACGCGCGGCAAGATTTCGCCCACCAACAAATTCATCGCCGAAAAAGGCATGCGTCTGCCCGAGAGCGTGCTGCTGCAGACCGTGACCGGCGACTACGTCGACGACGACATCTATTACGAACTGCTCGACCCGGCCGACATCGACATGATCTGCCGCCCCGACGAGAACGCCGTGTTCCTTGTACCGTGGGCCATCGAGCCGACTGCGCAGGTGATCCACGACACCTACGACAAGAAGGGCAACCCGGTCGAACTGTCGCCGCGCAACGTGTTGAAGAAAGTCCTCAAGCTCTACGCCGACAAGGGCTGGCAGCCGATTGTCGCGCCCGAGATGGAGTTTTACCTGACCAAGCGCAGCGAAGACCCGGACTTCCCGCTGCAGCCGCCGGTAGGCCGTTCGGGCCGCCCGGAAACCGGCCGCCAGTCGTTCTCGATCGAAGCCGCCAACGAATTCGACCCGCTGTTCGAAGACGTCTACGACTGGTGCGAACTGCAGCAGCTGGACCTGGACACGCTGATTCACGAAGACGGCACGGCGCAGATGGAAATCAACTTCCGTCACGGCAACGCCCTGCACCTGGCCGACCAGATCCTGGTGTTCAAGCGCACCATGCGCGAGGCCGCGCTCAAGCACAACGTGGCCGCCACCTTCATGGCCAAGCCGATGACCGGCGAGCCTGGCAGTGCCATGCACCTGCACCAGAGTGTGGTCGACCTGGCCACCGGCAAGAACATCTTCAGCAATGAAGACGGCAGCATGAGCGAGCTGTTCCTCAACCACATTGGTGGCCTGCAGAAGTTCATCCCCGAGGCGCTGCCGCTGTTCGCCCCGAACGTCAACTCGTTCCGCCGCTTCCTGCCCGACACGTCGGCGCCGGTGAACGTGGAATGGGGCGAAGAAAACCGCACCGTCGGCCTGCGCGTACCGGATGCCGGCCCGCAAAGCCGTCGGGTCGAGAACCGCCTGCCGGGTGCTGACGCCAACCCTTACCTGGCCATTGCCGCCAGCCTGCTGTGTGGCTACATCGGCATGGTCGAAGGCATCGAGGCCAGCGCGCCGGTGCAGGGCCGTGGCTACGAACGCCGCAACCTGCGCCTGCCGCTGACCATCGAAGATGCCCTGGAACGCATGGAAAACAGCCGTGCGCTGGTGCAGTACCTGGGCAAGAAGTTCATCACCGGCTACGTCGCCACCAAGCGCGCCGAGCACGAAAACTTCAAGCGTGTCATCAGTTCCTGGGAGCGAGAGTTCCTGCTGTTCGCTGTCTGA
- the argA gene encoding amino-acid N-acetyltransferase, which translates to MPDYVNWLRHASPYINAHRDCTFVVMLPGDGVEHPNFGNIVHDLVLLHSLGVRLVLVHGSRPQIESRLADRGLTPHYHHGLRITDAATLDCVIDAVGALRLAIEARLSMDIAASPMQGSRLRVASGNLVTARPIGVLEGVDYHHTGEVRRVDRKGISRLLDERSIVLLSPLGYSPTGEIFNLACEDVATRAAIELGADKLLLFGAEPGLLDADGKLVRELRPQQVAPHLQRLGSDYQGELLDAAAEACKGGVARSHIVSYAEDGALLTELFTRGGGGTLVSQEQFEVVREATIEDVGGLLELISPLEEQGILVRRSREVLEREIEQFSVVEREGMIIACAALYPIADSEAGELACLAVNPEYRHGGRGDELLERIESRARQMGLNTLFVLTTRTAHWFRERGFAPSGVERLPSARASLYNYQRNSKIFEKPL; encoded by the coding sequence ATGCCCGACTACGTCAACTGGCTGCGTCATGCCTCCCCGTACATCAATGCCCATCGCGACTGCACCTTCGTGGTCATGCTCCCTGGCGATGGGGTGGAACACCCTAATTTCGGCAACATCGTCCACGACCTGGTGCTGCTGCACAGCCTTGGCGTGCGCCTGGTACTGGTGCATGGCTCGCGCCCGCAGATCGAAAGCCGATTGGCCGATCGGGGGCTGACCCCGCACTACCACCATGGCCTGCGTATCACCGATGCCGCCACCCTGGACTGCGTGATCGATGCCGTTGGCGCCCTGCGCCTGGCCATCGAGGCGCGCCTGTCGATGGACATCGCCGCTTCGCCGATGCAGGGCTCGCGCCTGCGCGTGGCGTCCGGCAACCTGGTCACCGCGCGGCCGATCGGCGTGCTTGAAGGGGTGGACTACCACCACACCGGTGAAGTGCGCCGGGTCGACCGCAAGGGCATCAGCCGCCTGCTCGACGAGCGCTCCATCGTGCTGCTGTCGCCGTTGGGCTACTCGCCTACCGGCGAAATCTTCAACCTGGCCTGCGAAGACGTGGCCACCCGTGCCGCCATCGAGCTGGGCGCCGACAAGTTGCTGCTGTTCGGCGCCGAGCCGGGCCTGCTGGACGCCGACGGCAAGCTGGTGCGGGAACTGCGCCCGCAGCAGGTTGCCCCGCACCTGCAGCGCCTGGGCAGCGACTACCAGGGCGAGCTGCTGGATGCCGCCGCCGAGGCCTGCAAGGGCGGCGTGGCACGCAGCCACATTGTCAGTTATGCCGAGGACGGCGCGCTGCTCACCGAGCTGTTCACCCGTGGCGGTGGCGGTACGCTGGTGTCGCAGGAGCAGTTCGAAGTGGTGCGTGAGGCGACCATCGAGGATGTGGGCGGCTTGCTGGAGCTGATCAGCCCGTTGGAAGAGCAGGGCATCCTGGTGCGCCGCTCGCGTGAAGTGCTGGAGCGCGAGATCGAGCAGTTCAGCGTGGTCGAGCGCGAGGGCATGATCATCGCCTGTGCGGCGCTGTACCCGATTGCCGACTCCGAAGCAGGGGAGCTGGCGTGCCTGGCGGTGAACCCGGAATACCGCCACGGCGGGCGCGGGGATGAATTGCTGGAGCGCATCGAGAGCCGGGCGCGGCAGATGGGGTTGAATACCCTGTTCGTGCTGACGACGCGTACTGCGCACTGGTTCCGCGAGCGCGGTTTTGCACCCAGCGGCGTGGAGCGCCTTCCGTCGGCGCGGGCCTCGCTGTACAACTACCAGCGCAACTCCAAGATTTTCGAGAAGCCCCTGTAA